One window of the Brevibacterium limosum genome contains the following:
- a CDS encoding MbtH family protein translates to MNNPFDDATGTFRVLVNDLQQHSLWPSFADVPAGWVLVFGPASREDCLEFVEENWTDITPRRLAEIAS, encoded by the coding sequence ATGAACAACCCCTTCGACGACGCAACAGGGACCTTCCGCGTGCTGGTCAATGACCTGCAGCAGCATTCGCTGTGGCCGTCGTTCGCCGATGTGCCAGCGGGTTGGGTCCTCGTGTTCGGACCGGCCAGCCGCGAAGACTGCCTCGAATTCGTCGAGGAGAACTGGACGGACATCACTCCGCGCCGGCTCGCCGAGATCGCCTCATAG
- a CDS encoding ATP-binding cassette domain-containing protein, protein MIRLENLRKSYGAFRALDGISLDIEEGQIFGLLGPNGAGKTTTVKVLSTLIRPDSGTAVVAGHSVTADPTAVRRSIGLSGQYAAVDEKLTGYENLVMVARLYGMSRREAAARARELLAEFDLSDVAGKRAGAYSGGMRRRLDLASALVVRPPVVILDEPTTGLDPRARLDTWEVITTLVRGGTTVLLTTQYLEEADQLADRIAVIDSGQVIAEGTSTELKGKLGAERVTLTLAHRGSLEGTLRILDRIIGGSARPQTDSSGLRITASAPLGQRNLLQVLAALDAEGHSVTEAALCRPTLDDVFLDLTGQPASARPSRTPADTAEVGV, encoded by the coding sequence GTGATTCGCCTGGAGAACCTGAGGAAGAGCTATGGAGCCTTCCGTGCTCTCGACGGCATCAGCCTGGACATCGAGGAGGGACAGATCTTCGGTCTCCTCGGCCCCAATGGGGCCGGGAAGACGACGACCGTCAAGGTCCTGTCCACACTGATCCGCCCCGACTCCGGCACCGCCGTCGTCGCGGGACACTCGGTGACCGCCGATCCCACTGCCGTCCGTCGCAGCATCGGCCTCTCCGGCCAGTACGCGGCCGTCGATGAGAAGCTCACCGGGTACGAGAACCTCGTCATGGTCGCCCGCCTCTACGGGATGAGCCGCCGGGAAGCTGCGGCCCGTGCCCGCGAGCTGCTGGCCGAATTCGATCTCAGCGACGTCGCAGGCAAACGCGCAGGCGCCTATTCGGGAGGCATGCGGCGACGACTCGACCTGGCCTCGGCCCTGGTCGTGCGTCCGCCGGTGGTCATTCTCGACGAACCGACCACCGGGCTCGATCCGCGCGCACGGCTCGACACCTGGGAGGTCATCACCACCCTGGTCAGAGGCGGCACCACCGTGCTGCTGACGACCCAGTACCTGGAAGAGGCCGACCAGCTGGCCGATCGCATCGCCGTCATCGATTCCGGACAAGTCATCGCCGAGGGAACCTCCACGGAGCTCAAGGGCAAGCTCGGCGCCGAACGCGTCACACTGACACTGGCCCACCGCGGCTCCCTCGAAGGAACCCTGCGGATCCTCGACCGCATCATCGGCGGCTCCGCCCGCCCGCAGACGGACTCGTCGGGACTGCGCATCACCGCGTCCGCACCACTGGGACAGAGGAATCTGCTGCAGGTCCTCGCCGCCTTGGACGCGGAGGGGCATTCCGTCACCGAGGCGGCCCTGTGCCGTCCCACGCTCGACGACGTGTTCCTCGACCTCACCGGACAACCCGCCTCGGCGAGGCCCTCACGGACCCCGGCAGACACCGCCGAGGTGGGAGTATGA
- a CDS encoding ABC transporter permease: protein MTALVSAARDSSVIAWRNLLTVRRTPGALVTGVVQPVIFVFLLAFVFGGSLGGGPYREFLIGGILAQTLTFNSSFTAVYLAKDLQLGLIDRFRSLPMSRVAVILGRTSSDLVTSLISVAVTMICGLLIGWRITEGFGSALLGITLLLLFSFAMSWIGAVIALTARSVEVAQSLGLIWLFPVTFISGAFVSIDTLPGPLQAIAAWNPITAVATSVRELFGNAPPAGFVTSTGWAADNAVIYAILSCVAVIAIFSPIAVSQYRRISRR, encoded by the coding sequence ATGACCGCACTCGTCTCCGCCGCTCGCGACAGCTCCGTCATCGCCTGGCGCAATCTGCTCACCGTCCGTCGCACTCCGGGCGCCCTGGTCACGGGAGTCGTCCAGCCGGTGATCTTCGTCTTCCTCCTCGCGTTCGTCTTCGGCGGCAGCCTCGGCGGCGGGCCGTACCGGGAGTTCCTCATCGGCGGGATCCTGGCTCAGACGCTGACCTTCAATTCCTCCTTCACCGCCGTCTACCTCGCCAAGGACCTCCAGCTCGGACTCATCGACCGTTTCCGTTCGCTGCCGATGTCACGGGTCGCCGTGATTCTGGGCAGAACATCCTCGGACCTGGTCACCAGCCTCATCTCCGTGGCGGTGACGATGATCTGCGGTCTGCTCATCGGGTGGCGCATCACCGAGGGATTCGGCTCTGCGCTGCTGGGCATCACGCTCCTGCTGCTCTTCAGCTTCGCCATGTCGTGGATCGGTGCGGTCATCGCACTGACGGCCAGGAGCGTCGAGGTGGCACAGAGCCTCGGCCTCATCTGGCTCTTCCCCGTCACCTTCATCTCCGGAGCCTTCGTCTCGATCGACACCCTTCCGGGCCCGCTGCAGGCGATCGCCGCGTGGAATCCCATCACCGCGGTCGCCACGAGTGTCCGAGAGCTGTTCGGCAACGCACCGCCGGCCGGGTTCGTCACCAGCACGGGCTGGGCGGCCGACAACGCCGTCATCTATGCGATCCTCAGCTGCGTTGCGGTCATCGCCATCTTCTCTCCCATCGCCGTCTCCCAGTACCGTCGGATCAGTCGGAGATGA
- a CDS encoding 4'-phosphopantetheinyl transferase family protein, with protein MTRAAIEYLISDIAAIERVLAEHPWLDSLLSPDEAARADRFRRPADRAAFRGAHLIFRLMAARRLGVDLEEAGELELTRRCRTCGGPHGKPTVPGAELSLSRSNGAVAIASAPGTSPIGVDIEQVPTDVFSGFDDYVLGPTETLTEGDDAVRRRIDVWVCKEAAVKTTGHGLSVPPSGFEVMDLPSGIGPHGPWTATITAPGNSELDALNISRLTCPRPYVAALCSADRLPVEAVGLQEMLAGR; from the coding sequence ATGACGAGAGCCGCGATCGAATACCTCATCAGCGACATAGCAGCGATCGAACGGGTGCTCGCCGAACACCCATGGCTCGATTCGCTGCTGTCACCGGACGAAGCCGCTCGAGCGGACCGGTTTCGCAGACCCGCAGATCGGGCCGCGTTCCGAGGGGCGCATCTGATCTTTCGGCTCATGGCTGCTCGCCGCCTCGGCGTCGATCTCGAAGAGGCCGGCGAATTGGAGCTGACACGCCGCTGTCGCACGTGCGGCGGCCCCCATGGCAAGCCGACAGTCCCCGGGGCGGAACTCAGCCTGTCTCGGTCGAACGGGGCCGTGGCGATCGCCTCGGCGCCTGGGACCTCACCGATCGGAGTCGACATCGAACAGGTCCCGACCGATGTCTTCTCCGGCTTCGACGACTACGTCCTCGGCCCGACGGAGACTCTGACCGAGGGCGACGATGCCGTGCGTCGGCGCATCGACGTCTGGGTGTGCAAGGAAGCCGCGGTCAAGACCACCGGGCATGGGCTGTCCGTGCCGCCCAGTGGTTTTGAAGTCATGGACCTGCCGTCGGGAATCGGCCCGCACGGACCATGGACAGCCACGATCACGGCCCCCGGAAATTCCGAACTCGACGCACTCAACATCTCCCGGCTCACATGCCCTCGACCGTATGTCGCGGCGTTGTGCAGCGCCGATCGACTGCCCGTCGAGGCTGTCGGTCTGCAGGAGATGCTCGCCGGACGGTGA
- a CDS encoding FAD-binding oxidoreductase produces the protein MSEPMRMQDVKRHRWWGWGAEGVDFRWETKPDFAAIAKDKVGLDLWNAPRPTTPVLSDLTIPESRMSSTLLNELGAVVESDNVSVDDELRVTHSFGRSLPDLYRVRHEPITRLVDAVVYPGSEDEIAAVLALVLERDLVLIPYGGGSCISGSVTPSPDEERPIVSLNLGRMRRVIDIDEYSGLARVEAGAYGPDLEEQLNLRGWTMGHFPDSFSYSTLGGWAATRSSGMQSDKYGDIEDIVRGLRLVHPRGVMVSKPIPGRDSGPSVHEMVLGSEGRLGVISECTVQVHRLPKVRQVIAYLFPDWASGVEAMHDIARSEVTPAFTRLSDGPETRFSLAMVSEPRGVKATIAARGQDALFAYLRSKGWDTTEGMCLSYVCFEGSKERVAREKAEVKELIGRRGGISLGSGPGDVYDQKKFDTPYLRDFLLNYKVFGDVCETGVTWGDLKNVHARVHERFRQTRSEQGGPGFMFCHLSHSYHGGACLYFTFAIPYTDEDTALAEYQDVKDSIQQEFIDSGGGLSHHHGVGTEHQPWLVDDISEPGAFMVDAVFRATDPGQNLNPGKVLGDRAPS, from the coding sequence ATGAGCGAACCCATGAGAATGCAGGACGTCAAACGGCACCGCTGGTGGGGCTGGGGAGCCGAAGGAGTCGACTTCCGGTGGGAGACCAAACCCGACTTCGCTGCCATCGCCAAGGACAAAGTCGGCCTCGACCTCTGGAATGCTCCGCGGCCGACCACGCCGGTGCTCAGCGATCTGACCATACCTGAGTCTCGAATGTCATCGACGCTGCTCAACGAGCTCGGCGCCGTGGTCGAGTCGGACAATGTCAGCGTCGACGACGAACTGCGCGTGACCCATTCGTTCGGCCGCTCCCTGCCGGACCTCTACCGGGTGCGCCACGAGCCGATCACCCGCCTCGTCGACGCCGTCGTCTACCCCGGCAGCGAGGATGAGATCGCCGCTGTCCTCGCTCTCGTCCTCGAGCGCGATCTCGTGCTCATACCCTACGGCGGCGGCTCATGCATCTCCGGCTCAGTGACCCCGAGTCCGGATGAGGAGCGTCCCATCGTCTCGCTGAATCTCGGGAGGATGCGTCGAGTCATCGACATCGACGAGTATTCGGGCCTCGCCCGAGTCGAAGCCGGAGCATATGGACCCGACCTCGAGGAGCAGCTCAATCTTCGCGGATGGACGATGGGTCATTTCCCCGACTCGTTCAGCTATTCGACCCTCGGCGGATGGGCGGCGACCCGGTCATCGGGAATGCAGTCGGACAAGTACGGTGACATCGAAGACATCGTGCGTGGTCTTCGCCTCGTCCACCCCCGTGGCGTCATGGTGAGCAAGCCCATTCCGGGCCGCGATTCGGGCCCGTCGGTGCATGAGATGGTCCTCGGCAGCGAAGGCCGACTCGGTGTGATCTCGGAATGCACGGTGCAGGTGCATCGGCTGCCTAAAGTGCGGCAGGTCATCGCCTACCTCTTCCCCGATTGGGCGAGTGGAGTCGAGGCCATGCACGACATCGCCCGCTCCGAGGTCACGCCCGCGTTCACCCGTCTCTCAGACGGGCCCGAGACTCGGTTCAGTCTCGCGATGGTCTCTGAGCCGAGGGGTGTGAAGGCAACGATCGCGGCTCGCGGTCAGGATGCCCTGTTCGCCTACCTGCGGTCCAAAGGGTGGGACACGACAGAAGGCATGTGCCTGTCATACGTCTGCTTCGAAGGGTCGAAAGAGCGCGTGGCACGTGAGAAGGCCGAGGTGAAGGAACTCATCGGTCGCCGAGGCGGAATCAGCCTCGGCTCCGGACCCGGCGACGTCTACGATCAGAAGAAGTTCGACACCCCGTATCTGCGCGACTTCCTGCTCAACTACAAGGTCTTCGGCGATGTCTGCGAAACGGGAGTGACGTGGGGAGACCTCAAGAACGTCCATGCTCGGGTGCACGAGCGATTCCGCCAGACCCGCAGTGAGCAGGGCGGACCGGGATTCATGTTCTGCCATCTGTCCCACAGCTATCACGGCGGCGCCTGCCTGTACTTCACCTTCGCGATTCCCTACACGGATGAGGACACGGCGCTGGCGGAGTATCAGGACGTCAAGGACAGCATTCAGCAGGAGTTCATCGACTCCGGTGGAGGCCTGTCGCACCACCACGGAGTCGGCACCGAACACCAGCCGTGGCTCGTCGACGACATCAGCGAGCCGGGCGCATTCATGGTCGACGCCGTATTTCGCGCCACCGACCCCGGACAGAACCTCAACCCGGGGAAAGTCCTCGGCGATCGGGCTCCGTCCTGA
- a CDS encoding lysophospholipid acyltransferase family protein, whose translation MTDHTLSPPAPPKYRSRTRSALRFLLQRVLFRGLVRSAITPTVSIAPGVCELDRGFLVIANHTSHLDAPMIAQSLPRRQSRFLATGVAYDYFFTVWHKRLFVRWLFNAFPIYREGSRGSANLPRALLRSGVPVLLFPEGSRQRSGTIADFKAGSIKLAVDASVPIVPAAVVGGFEAMPKGAAWPAAGRPPVHVAFGEPVTARDEESLSELTARVRQLVAELFAAGADDIGVGSEHVESPERTKK comes from the coding sequence ATGACTGATCACACTCTCTCCCCGCCGGCGCCGCCGAAGTACCGGTCGCGCACGCGCTCCGCGCTGCGATTCCTCCTCCAACGTGTCCTCTTCCGGGGCCTCGTCCGTTCGGCGATCACTCCGACGGTGAGTATCGCCCCAGGAGTGTGCGAGCTCGACCGAGGCTTTCTCGTGATTGCCAATCACACCTCGCACCTCGATGCGCCGATGATCGCGCAGAGCCTGCCGCGCAGACAGTCGCGGTTCCTTGCGACCGGAGTCGCCTACGATTACTTCTTCACCGTGTGGCACAAGCGGCTCTTCGTCCGCTGGCTGTTCAACGCGTTTCCGATCTATCGCGAAGGATCACGTGGCAGCGCGAATCTGCCCCGCGCCTTGCTGCGCTCGGGTGTGCCGGTTCTGCTGTTCCCCGAGGGAAGTCGGCAGAGATCAGGCACGATCGCTGATTTCAAGGCCGGATCGATCAAGCTGGCAGTCGATGCCTCGGTTCCCATCGTGCCGGCAGCGGTCGTCGGCGGTTTCGAAGCGATGCCCAAAGGCGCTGCCTGGCCGGCGGCGGGCAGGCCACCTGTGCATGTGGCTTTCGGTGAACCGGTCACCGCCCGAGACGAGGAATCGCTGTCTGAACTCACCGCGCGGGTGCGGCAACTCGTGGCGGAGCTCTTCGCCGCGGGAGCCGATGACATCGGTGTCGGCAGTGAACACGTCGAATCGCCGGAAAGGACGAAGAAATGA
- a CDS encoding SDR family NAD(P)-dependent oxidoreductase, with protein MNVALITGGTAGIGAAFARAFARRGVSLVLVARDPGTLESSAEQLRGDFGVDVATIVADLADRDAQARVAARIEEPGADPEIDIVVNNAGFSVRSSLLSTDVTEHDRGFEVMQRAVLIIGGAAARAMKHRGRGWIINVCSVSAGLTQNNYTAIKAWTQNYSEALSVQTAGTGVSVTALVPGWVRTEFHSRAGIAGTSIPDLLWMDADKLVEGCLRDVVRGKKISVPQLRWKVISSTLRLLPRPAIHRLSAVLTSRRQQEE; from the coding sequence ATGAATGTGGCCCTCATCACCGGAGGCACTGCGGGCATCGGTGCGGCTTTCGCTCGCGCTTTCGCCAGACGTGGTGTCAGTCTTGTCCTCGTCGCTCGAGACCCCGGCACCCTGGAGTCGTCTGCCGAGCAGCTTCGCGGCGATTTCGGTGTGGACGTCGCGACGATCGTCGCCGACCTCGCCGACCGGGATGCCCAGGCCCGCGTGGCGGCCCGGATCGAAGAGCCCGGTGCGGACCCCGAGATCGACATCGTGGTCAACAATGCGGGCTTCTCGGTCCGCTCGAGCCTGCTCAGCACCGATGTCACCGAACATGATCGCGGCTTCGAAGTGATGCAGCGCGCCGTGCTGATCATCGGCGGTGCCGCCGCCAGAGCGATGAAGCATCGAGGGCGGGGGTGGATCATCAATGTCTGCTCTGTCAGCGCGGGACTGACGCAGAACAACTACACCGCCATCAAAGCGTGGACGCAGAACTACTCCGAGGCGTTGTCGGTGCAGACCGCAGGTACCGGGGTGAGTGTGACCGCTCTGGTGCCCGGGTGGGTGCGCACAGAGTTCCATTCCCGAGCCGGCATCGCCGGAACGTCGATTCCCGACCTGCTGTGGATGGATGCGGACAAGCTGGTGGAGGGATGTCTTCGAGACGTCGTACGGGGGAAGAAGATCTCGGTGCCGCAGCTGCGGTGGAAGGTGATCTCGTCGACGCTGCGACTGCTGCCGCGCCCGGCAATCCACCGTCTGTCCGCGGTGCTGACGTCTCGACGGCAGCAGGAGGAGTAG
- a CDS encoding HAD-IB family hydrolase produces MHPSRYLLTGATGFLGQALLQALLESDPHVAVTALVRPRGTQSGHDRLQRLLGKPVFASWIDRVGEETVRGAFDSQVTALEGDLADLPPLTDRFDVVIHSASSVSFDAAIDEAFDTNVGGVERLYAALRESDQSPHVIHVSTAYVGGIAKGLVQESRLPHTVDHGDEFRAARQARTSVESESRQPENLSRFIRAARARSSRMGPKSVAAGAEAARESYVRDRLVEFGRTRAQSLGWTDIYTFTKALAERIGEEWAAEGHQVSFVRPSIIESAFRRPSPGWIDGFKVADPLIMAYAKGSLSEFPGHADSVLDIIPVDYVVNVILALAEQGPLERQPAEHDSSSGQPEQGHSDYYQVVSGTSNPLPFHQMVGTVREYFLAHPLPDTEGVPTVVPEWSFPSSELIEQRIRLKELVTGVGREVVERLPASTRTRALTSRLHRTDAKLKSLRQFADLYQQYTKTEMIFDDANTRRLLERLPEDCPTNRRFDVTEIDWTEYFQDVHIPAITELTRSYSRRRRQSEATPTPRPLPPTSEALAVFDLDGTVISANIVQQFAAVVRATQPIYKWPAMMGTMAGVVPGLLRAEYRDRSDLIRMVNRRYQGFRLDELRAAVTGRLGQTIRDSIRPQARQLIDEHRAAGHRTVLLTGALDVLVEPLADLFDEVVATRMDVTADGVLSGFLASPPLVDEARANWLRKYADTVGADLGRSTGYGDSLGDAAWLELVGSPVAVTPDLGLYGLALKKRWKVMEW; encoded by the coding sequence ATGCACCCCAGCCGATACCTCTTGACCGGTGCCACAGGGTTCCTTGGTCAGGCGCTGCTCCAAGCGCTGCTCGAAAGCGACCCGCACGTCGCCGTCACCGCACTCGTTCGTCCCCGCGGAACCCAGTCGGGACATGATCGTCTGCAGCGGCTGCTCGGCAAGCCGGTCTTCGCGTCCTGGATCGATCGGGTCGGCGAAGAGACTGTGCGTGGGGCCTTCGATTCACAGGTCACGGCCCTCGAGGGAGATCTCGCTGATCTGCCGCCCTTGACCGATCGCTTCGACGTCGTCATCCACTCCGCATCGAGCGTGTCCTTCGACGCTGCTATCGATGAGGCGTTCGACACCAATGTCGGGGGCGTCGAACGGCTCTATGCCGCTCTGCGGGAATCGGATCAGAGCCCCCACGTCATCCATGTCTCGACAGCCTATGTCGGAGGCATCGCGAAGGGCCTCGTGCAGGAGTCCCGGCTGCCCCACACCGTCGATCATGGCGATGAGTTCCGGGCGGCCCGGCAGGCCAGGACCAGCGTCGAGTCCGAATCCAGACAGCCCGAGAATCTGAGTCGATTCATTCGCGCAGCCCGCGCTCGAAGCTCTCGGATGGGCCCGAAATCGGTGGCCGCCGGGGCGGAAGCCGCCAGGGAGAGCTATGTGCGGGATCGACTCGTCGAGTTCGGACGCACCCGTGCCCAGTCCCTCGGGTGGACAGACATCTACACCTTCACCAAGGCGCTTGCCGAGCGGATCGGCGAAGAGTGGGCAGCCGAGGGGCATCAGGTCTCATTCGTTCGCCCGTCCATCATCGAATCCGCGTTCCGTCGACCGAGCCCCGGGTGGATCGACGGCTTCAAGGTCGCTGACCCCCTCATCATGGCCTACGCCAAAGGAAGCCTCTCGGAGTTCCCCGGGCACGCCGATTCGGTGCTCGACATCATTCCCGTCGACTATGTCGTCAATGTCATCCTCGCCCTTGCCGAACAGGGTCCACTCGAGCGGCAGCCGGCAGAGCACGACAGCAGCTCCGGACAGCCGGAGCAAGGTCATTCGGACTACTACCAGGTCGTCTCGGGCACGAGCAATCCCCTGCCGTTCCACCAGATGGTCGGAACCGTCCGCGAGTACTTCCTCGCCCATCCCCTGCCTGACACAGAGGGGGTTCCCACGGTGGTGCCCGAATGGAGCTTCCCCAGCTCCGAACTCATCGAACAGCGCATCCGGCTGAAGGAACTGGTCACGGGCGTCGGCCGCGAAGTCGTCGAGCGGCTGCCCGCCTCGACGCGCACTCGCGCTCTGACCTCACGGCTGCACAGAACCGACGCCAAACTGAAGTCACTGCGTCAGTTCGCCGACCTGTACCAGCAGTACACGAAGACAGAGATGATCTTCGATGATGCGAACACGAGACGGCTGCTCGAGCGGCTGCCGGAGGACTGCCCGACCAACCGCAGGTTCGACGTGACCGAGATCGACTGGACGGAATACTTCCAGGACGTCCACATCCCGGCGATCACAGAACTCACCCGCAGCTATTCGCGCAGACGCCGACAGAGCGAGGCCACGCCCACTCCGCGTCCCCTGCCGCCCACTTCCGAGGCTCTGGCCGTCTTCGACCTCGACGGGACGGTGATCTCGGCGAACATCGTGCAGCAGTTCGCGGCGGTCGTGCGCGCCACGCAGCCGATCTACAAGTGGCCGGCGATGATGGGAACGATGGCCGGAGTCGTCCCCGGACTGCTGCGCGCCGAGTACCGCGACCGTTCGGACCTCATCCGCATGGTCAATCGCCGATATCAGGGCTTTCGCCTCGATGAGCTCCGAGCGGCCGTCACCGGCCGCCTCGGGCAGACGATCCGCGACTCCATCCGCCCCCAGGCTCGGCAGCTCATCGACGAGCACCGCGCGGCCGGTCACCGTACGGTCCTGCTCACGGGCGCTCTCGACGTCCTCGTCGAACCTCTGGCCGATCTCTTCGACGAGGTGGTCGCAACCCGAATGGACGTCACCGCTGACGGTGTTCTCTCGGGGTTCCTCGCGAGCCCTCCGCTGGTCGATGAGGCTCGGGCGAACTGGCTGCGCAAATATGCCGACACCGTGGGTGCCGATCTGGGACGTTCGACCGGCTACGGCGACTCTCTGGGCGATGCCGCGTGGCTCGAACTCGTCGGCAGCCCCGTTGCCGTCACTCCGGATCTCGGTCTCTACGGCCTGGCACTGAAGAAGCGATGGAAAGTGATGGAATGGTGA
- a CDS encoding ferritin family protein, with product MAFDFDKYAETSEAVNWTDLDLDVFDDMPLDRDTLRSVRYMCDVEYHTTCFVRELLVTPSHSEDATAAFMTMWNREEFWHGEALAAVLEKHGIHVDYDEVKAKRMSLGWKLALGPAKQSVLSNMVGTDFIAVHMAWGAANELSATAGYRRMAAMQDHPVLSPLLERIAKQETRHVAFYTTQARQRLEDNPRAQKIVRLALGKLWKPVGSGMMDDAEVEHVMSHLFQDHTDELDKLDKSVQKLPGLDSLTIFRDAFARLGVG from the coding sequence ATGGCATTTGACTTCGACAAGTACGCCGAGACGTCCGAGGCGGTGAACTGGACCGATCTGGATCTCGATGTGTTCGACGACATGCCCTTGGACAGAGACACTCTCCGGTCGGTGCGGTACATGTGCGACGTCGAATATCACACCACCTGTTTCGTCAGGGAGCTGCTCGTCACTCCTTCACACAGCGAGGACGCCACGGCAGCATTCATGACGATGTGGAACCGTGAGGAGTTCTGGCACGGAGAGGCATTGGCCGCCGTGCTCGAGAAACACGGGATCCACGTCGATTACGACGAGGTCAAAGCCAAGCGGATGAGCTTGGGGTGGAAACTCGCTCTCGGGCCTGCGAAGCAGTCGGTGCTGTCGAACATGGTGGGCACGGACTTCATTGCCGTGCATATGGCCTGGGGTGCGGCCAATGAACTCTCCGCCACAGCCGGATATCGCAGGATGGCGGCGATGCAGGACCACCCGGTGCTCTCTCCGCTGCTTGAGCGCATCGCCAAACAGGAGACTCGACATGTGGCCTTCTACACGACTCAGGCACGACAGAGACTCGAGGACAACCCCCGAGCTCAGAAGATCGTGCGCCTGGCCCTGGGAAAACTGTGGAAGCCGGTGGGCTCAGGGATGATGGACGATGCCGAAGTCGAACATGTGATGAGTCATCTCTTCCAGGATCACACGGACGAACTGGACAAGCTCGACAAGAGCGTCCAGAAGCTGCCGGGTCTGGACTCGCTGACCATCTTCCGCGATGCCTTCGCCCGCTTGGGAGTCGGCTGA
- a CDS encoding fasciclin domain-containing protein, with amino-acid sequence MKTLLRTRTATILSAGAIGLLALSGCGMDSGSGSDDSGSESGSSESQPADSSESEMPDESGDASMADADLVGKGCSAYAEANPDGAGSVEGMGQDPVATAASNNPMLTTLTKAVSGELNPDVDLVDTLNGDEFTVIAPVDDAFADVPKDDLDALAKDSDQLTKVLTYHVIPGQLSPDEIAGEHETVEGSKVKISGEGEDMKFDDAGLVCGGVKTANATVYMVDAVMMPKD; translated from the coding sequence ATGAAGACTCTGCTTCGCACACGCACCGCCACCATCCTCTCGGCCGGCGCCATCGGCCTGTTGGCCCTCAGCGGCTGCGGAATGGATTCCGGATCCGGCAGCGACGACTCCGGCTCGGAGTCCGGCAGCTCCGAATCCCAGCCGGCTGACTCGAGCGAGTCCGAGATGCCCGACGAGTCCGGCGACGCGTCCATGGCCGATGCCGACCTCGTCGGCAAGGGCTGCTCGGCCTACGCCGAGGCGAACCCGGACGGAGCCGGATCCGTCGAGGGCATGGGCCAGGACCCAGTGGCCACTGCCGCGTCGAACAATCCGATGCTGACGACCCTGACCAAGGCTGTCTCGGGCGAGCTCAATCCCGATGTCGACCTCGTCGACACCCTCAACGGCGACGAGTTCACGGTCATCGCCCCGGTCGACGACGCCTTCGCCGATGTGCCCAAGGACGACCTCGACGCCCTGGCCAAGGACTCGGACCAGCTGACGAAGGTGCTGACCTACCACGTCATCCCCGGTCAGCTCTCTCCCGATGAGATCGCCGGTGAGCACGAGACCGTCGAAGGTTCGAAGGTCAAGATCTCCGGTGAGGGCGAGGACATGAAGTTCGACGATGCGGGACTGGTCTGCGGCGGAGTCAAGACTGCCAACGCCACGGTCTACATGGTCGACGCCGTGATGATGCCCAAGGACTGA
- a CDS encoding sigma-70 family RNA polymerase sigma factor, producing MSSDDPTAIQDGPPGYPAPSRKPVPTSTDDRTADAGPVDPSGQLLVRIAEGDAVAFEQLFTNQSSILMAVIVRIVKNRTLAEEVLQDCFTEVWTRCAGFDPARGTGRAWLVTLCRRRAIDCVRSVQSQQDRDLADGLRTSAEAAEGVEQTVIDRAESDRTVSALKILPQEQSRPIVMAFYQGLTHTQISEDLKVPLGTIKSRIRDGMKKLRDELEASR from the coding sequence ATGAGCTCAGACGATCCCACGGCGATTCAAGACGGACCCCCGGGGTACCCGGCCCCATCCAGAAAGCCGGTCCCCACCTCGACCGACGACAGAACGGCCGATGCCGGACCGGTCGACCCCAGCGGTCAGCTGCTGGTGAGAATCGCAGAGGGCGACGCGGTCGCCTTCGAGCAGCTGTTCACGAACCAGTCGAGCATCCTCATGGCCGTCATCGTGCGGATCGTCAAGAACAGAACGCTGGCCGAGGAGGTCCTCCAGGACTGCTTCACCGAAGTCTGGACGCGCTGTGCGGGCTTCGACCCCGCCCGAGGAACGGGCAGGGCGTGGCTGGTCACCCTGTGCCGCAGACGAGCCATCGACTGTGTGCGCAGCGTTCAGTCCCAGCAGGACCGTGACCTCGCCGATGGGCTGCGCACCTCCGCCGAGGCCGCGGAAGGGGTCGAACAGACCGTGATCGACCGAGCGGAGTCGGACCGGACGGTCTCCGCCTTGAAGATCCTTCCCCAGGAGCAGAGCAGACCGATCGTCATGGCCTTCTATCAGGGTCTGACCCACACCCAGATCTCTGAGGACCTCAAGGTGCCGCTGGGTACCATCAAGTCACGGATCAGAGACGGAATGAAGAAGCTGCGAGACGAGTTGGAGGCGAGTCGATGA